One genomic region from Danio aesculapii chromosome 24, fDanAes4.1, whole genome shotgun sequence encodes:
- the slc7a14b gene encoding LOW QUALITY PROTEIN: probable cationic amino acid transporter (The sequence of the model RefSeq protein was modified relative to this genomic sequence to represent the inferred CDS: inserted 4 bases in 4 codons; substituted 2 bases at 2 genomic stop codons), translated as MSAVFAKLDPRRIEWDSSWYGLHSRILRTKPVDSMLEGSVDLHGTRLASVLTTVDLVSLGVGSCVGTGMYVVAGLVAKEMAGPGVILSFIIAAVASILSGVCYAEFGVRVPKTTGSAYTYSYVTVGEFVAFFIGWNLILEYLIGTAAGASALSSMFDSLANHTISRYMINHLGTLNGLGKGEESYPDLLALLIALVVTVIIALGVKNSVSFNNVLNVVNLXVWVFMVLAGLFFLSGANWEGGRXLPYGWSGVMQGAATXFYAFIGFDIIATTGEEAKSPDTSIPYAITASLVTCLTAYVSVSVILTLLVPYNLMMAICPAHEMFADHGFLAGKYIVAVGAVAGLTVSLLGSLFPMPRVIYAMGWRWSALSGKQPHTETPVVACAVSGSLAALLALLVSLRDLIEMMSIGTLLAYTWCPCVLLLRYQPDRDGFTSFLTEEEEEERRRKEEMMAASEKDLNSPGGEEYAENPCGAKNLPSNGDDKPXXKVDSGGYQSENQGYGIGRKRHRVVDDSDGLFKRVLGLXYYTIRMRLGLPNVSDKPTPATGRTVTSCVLLFFILTFFLWTLVIYGFDRVSGGARWAILPFIMTVIVLMVTLLIIILRQPENPKKLPYMAPCVPFVPTAAMLVNIYLMLKLSSITWVRFVVWCSLGVLIYFSYGMWNSSLELSAREEAAHASSYQRYDTEVDDSFNVEEDLPPEENEEDGQYQGWAAEERGYHYQKQYQDEEQSHNYRSKGRTNKGFEELDNEEYSPE; from the exons ATGAGTGCTGTGTTTGCTAAACTGGACCCCAGGAGGATTGAGTGGGACTCGTCCTGGTATGGGCTCCACTCTCGGATCTTGCGCACCAAACCTGTGGACTCCATGCTGGAGGGTTCGGTTGATCTGCATGGGACCAGACTGGCAAGTGTGCTGACCACGGTGGACCTGGTGTCACTCGGGGTGGGCAGCTGCGTGGGCACTGGGATGTATGTGGTTGCCGGGCTTGTTGCAAAGGAAATGGCAGGACCTGGAGTGATCTTGTCTTTCATTATTGCAGCTGTGGCATCCATTCTGTCAG GTGTCTGCTATGCTGAGTTTGGTGTGAGAGTCCCTAAAACCACAGGCTCCGCCTACACATACAGTTATGTGACAGTGGGAGAATTTGTGGCCTTTTTTATTGGCTGGAATCTGATACTGGAGTACCTGATTGGTACTGCAGCAGGAGCCAGTGCGCTGAGCAGCATGTTTGACTCTTTAGCCAATCACACCATCAGCCGCTACATGATCAACCATCTAGGAACACTGAATGGCCTCG GTAAAGGAGAGGAATCGTACCCAGATCTGCTGGCTCTGCTGATCGCTTTGGTGGTGACTGTGATCATTGCTTTAGGCGTGAAAAATTCTGTGAGCTTCAATAATGTGTTGAATGTTGTTAACT GTGTGTGGGTCTTCATGGTGCTCGCCGGACTGTTTTTCCTCTCTGGAGCCAATTGGGAAGGTGGGA TCCTGCCCTATGGCTGGTCAGGG GTCATGCAAGGAGCTGCAA GTTTCTACGCCTTCATTGGCTTTGATATCATCGCCACCACAGGAGAAGAGGCCAAGAGTCCTGACACTTCCATTCCATACGCCATAACAGCTTCTCTTGTCACCTGTCTCACAGCTTACGTCTCT GTGAGTGTGATTCTGACATTGTTGGTACCCTATAACCTGATGATGGCGATTTGCCCCGCTCATGAGATGTTTGCAGATCATGGCTTCCTGGCAGGGAAGTATATAGTAGCTGTGGGCGCAGTTGCAGGACTCACCGTCAGCCTGCTGGGATCTCTGTTTCCAATGCCAAGAGTCATCTACGCCATGGGCTGGCGATGGTCTGCTCTCTCAGGTAAACAA CCCCACACAGAGACCCCAGTGGTGGCATGTGCTGTTTCGGGCTCTCTGGCTGCTCTGTTGGCTCTACTTGTAAGTCTGAGGGACCTGATCGAGATGATGTCCATCGGCACACTGCTGGCCTACACATGGTGTCCGTGTGTGCTCCTCCTGCGATATCAGCCTGACAGAGACGGCTTCACCAGTTTCCTaacagaggaggaagaggaggaacgCAGGAGGAAAGAAGAAATGATGGCAGCTAGTGAAAAAGACCTGAACTCACCTGGCGGAGAAGAGTACGCAGAAAACCCTTGTGGAGCTAAAAACCTTCCCTCTAACGGAGACGACAAACCTTGATGAAAAGTTGATTCTGGGGGCTACCAGTCAGAGAATCAGGGCTATGGCATTGGGAGAAAACGGCATAGAGTGGTGGACGACTCTGATGGACTCTTTAAACGTGTGTTGGGTC ATTATTACACCATTCGGATGCGTTTGGGCCTGCCGAATGTAAGCGATAAGCCCACTCCTGCAACGGGACGCACTGTTACTTCTTGTGTCCTGCTTTTCTTCATCCTGACCTTCTTTCTCTGGACACTGGTCATCTATGGCTTTGACCGGGTTTCTGGAGGAGCACGCTGGGCGATCTTGCCTTTTATAATGACTGTAATCGTCCTCATGGTTACTTTGCTCATTATTATTCTTCGTCAGCCTGAGAACCCAAAGAAGCTGCCTTATATGGCGCCCTGTGTGCCGTTTGTGCCCACGGCTGCCATGCTGGTGAACATTTACCTCATGCTTAAGCTTTCCAGCATCACCTGGGTGCGCTTTGTGGTGTGGTGCTCACTAG GTGTGCTGATCTATTTTAGCTACGGGATGTGGAAcagctctctggagctcagcgcTAGAGAAGAAGCGGCTCATGCTAGCTCCTACCAGAGGTATGACACCGAGGTGGACGACAGCTTCAACGTCGAAGAAGACCTTCCTCCTGAGGAGAACGAAGAGGACGGACAGTACCAGGGCTGGGCGGCAGAGGAGCGTGGCTATCACTACCAGAAGCAGTACCAGGACGAGGAACAGAGTCACAATTACAGAAGCAAAGGCAGGACCAATAAAGGCTTTGAGGAGCTGGACAATGAAGAGTATTCCCCTGAGTGA